One genomic segment of Natronospira proteinivora includes these proteins:
- a CDS encoding TolB family protein, whose translation MSLARMGMAAWLGCSLMVAVSTAVAAHPSEEWRTLETERFRFHVPVEAEPWARGIVQGSEVLADEVHELVGYEPEGRIDVLVVDPFNQPNGMALPIIGKSRMVLFTTPPQSDSVIGNFAHWDQLLFIHEQAHLAHLARPPRGLVGPGWRRLWLPLGLGPLAQEPMWMIEGYATWVEGKLTGRGRPNSDFRDALIRQWALEGRLPSYGAVSRPDGDDWMARTMAYLVGSAYFDWLEEREGPEAFQDVWARATARERRSFSEAFKGVFGDSPADLYARFTAELTHAALVREETLADNQRWGRLWQDYSGNTGDLAVSPDGEYLALVKRQPRQASELKILTLNDNEARFERWHEQQAQLLERDPDDVKAVEPDSLPRSPSYRLPAPQARDIRHPRWIPGQSELLFAQSTVDARGQQRSDLFRWNYESGQVSRISRHASLHRADPSPEGDWAVAVRQVHGQSQLVRVDLDDGTIEAITEPRLDVIHDYPRFHPDGEYLAYMRHEAGRWQLVERRLSDGHEQVLMDSRGEDFLSHPNWSADGERLFFTRSRNGHLDLYMLDRAAGTHFQLTQSPHIAFQPEAIPDQAGLLYLSHGRSGMRVMKLDELEPVPLAKPAVLGEDKLASLKGMDIDQRASVESRPYGAGPQFASSLLGFRWHRADRSLDLGIRGGDPVGRLDWMLAASRSSRGSLDGEVASVGWHGWPASLNMSLFRLDTALGEQSDMPHALRETFVDQEQRGLRLGTAYRQQMGLSHWRIQGGLNHARLRQAGQTLDQDWLDLGIAFQGHWRRGDWRLQGGVQLQTWRGDSDDQSWERDDWSLNLGGGFRNTRLQASWHQAELGKTAPGMASLTLGGQMGTVNNQKTQPLTLYEPAIAAGLLQGQVYEKQALSLSGPGNARLFHRRHRMGMSNAGEGEWLKVSGFEVSAIQVPGILALPEVRGIALGLGFGQVHGEGREGHRRAWLNLRYDW comes from the coding sequence GTGAGCCTGGCAAGGATGGGAATGGCGGCATGGCTTGGTTGTTCATTGATGGTTGCCGTGTCCACTGCGGTGGCGGCTCACCCCTCGGAAGAATGGCGAACTCTGGAAACGGAACGTTTTCGATTCCATGTCCCGGTGGAAGCGGAACCCTGGGCCCGGGGGATCGTTCAGGGCAGTGAAGTCCTGGCGGATGAAGTCCATGAACTGGTGGGCTATGAACCGGAAGGGCGCATCGATGTGCTGGTGGTGGACCCTTTCAATCAGCCCAATGGAATGGCCCTGCCCATCATCGGCAAGAGCCGTATGGTGCTGTTCACCACGCCCCCTCAGTCCGATTCGGTGATCGGCAACTTCGCCCACTGGGATCAATTACTGTTCATTCATGAACAGGCCCATCTGGCTCATCTGGCTCGGCCGCCCCGGGGCCTGGTGGGCCCGGGTTGGCGTCGCCTCTGGTTGCCCCTGGGCCTGGGCCCCCTGGCCCAGGAGCCCATGTGGATGATCGAGGGTTATGCCACCTGGGTGGAAGGCAAACTCACCGGCCGGGGTCGGCCCAACAGTGATTTCCGTGATGCCCTGATTCGCCAGTGGGCCCTGGAGGGACGGCTGCCCTCCTATGGGGCGGTCAGCCGCCCGGACGGTGATGACTGGATGGCCCGGACCATGGCCTATCTGGTGGGCTCGGCCTATTTTGACTGGCTGGAGGAAAGAGAGGGTCCCGAGGCCTTTCAGGACGTCTGGGCCCGGGCCACGGCCCGGGAACGTCGCTCATTTTCCGAGGCCTTCAAGGGGGTCTTCGGAGACAGTCCGGCCGATCTCTATGCCCGTTTTACCGCAGAGCTGACCCATGCGGCTCTGGTGCGGGAAGAGACCCTGGCGGACAATCAGCGTTGGGGCCGGCTTTGGCAGGACTATTCGGGCAACACCGGGGATCTGGCGGTTTCGCCGGACGGGGAATACCTGGCGCTGGTCAAGCGCCAGCCTCGGCAGGCTAGTGAACTCAAGATTCTGACCCTGAATGACAATGAGGCGCGTTTTGAACGCTGGCATGAACAGCAGGCGCAATTATTGGAGCGGGACCCGGACGATGTGAAAGCCGTGGAGCCCGACAGTCTTCCGCGCTCACCGTCGTATCGTTTGCCGGCCCCCCAGGCGCGGGATATCCGCCATCCCCGCTGGATACCCGGACAATCCGAACTGTTGTTTGCCCAGTCCACCGTGGATGCCCGGGGTCAGCAGCGGTCCGATCTGTTCCGCTGGAATTACGAATCCGGCCAAGTCAGTCGCATCAGCCGCCATGCCAGCCTGCATCGTGCGGATCCCTCGCCGGAGGGGGATTGGGCAGTGGCGGTTCGCCAGGTTCATGGACAGTCCCAGCTGGTCCGGGTGGATCTGGACGATGGGACTATTGAGGCAATAACGGAGCCCCGCCTGGATGTGATTCACGATTACCCCCGTTTCCATCCGGACGGTGAGTACTTGGCTTATATGCGCCATGAAGCCGGCCGTTGGCAGCTGGTGGAACGGCGCTTGTCAGATGGTCACGAGCAGGTTTTGATGGATTCCCGGGGTGAGGATTTTCTTTCCCATCCCAACTGGTCGGCGGATGGGGAGCGGTTATTCTTCACCCGAAGCCGGAATGGGCATCTGGATCTCTACATGCTGGACCGAGCCGCCGGCACCCACTTTCAACTGACACAATCGCCCCATATCGCATTCCAGCCCGAGGCCATTCCAGACCAGGCCGGCCTGCTGTACCTCAGCCATGGTCGTAGCGGCATGCGGGTGATGAAGCTCGATGAGTTGGAGCCTGTCCCACTTGCCAAGCCGGCCGTCCTGGGAGAGGACAAGCTGGCTTCCCTGAAGGGGATGGATATCGACCAGCGGGCCTCGGTGGAAAGTCGGCCTTATGGCGCGGGGCCACAGTTTGCCAGCAGCCTGTTGGGTTTTCGCTGGCACCGTGCGGATCGCAGTCTGGATCTCGGTATTCGTGGGGGCGATCCGGTGGGTCGCCTGGACTGGATGCTGGCGGCCAGCCGTTCCAGTCGCGGCAGTCTGGACGGGGAAGTGGCCTCGGTGGGCTGGCATGGTTGGCCCGCCAGCCTGAATATGAGCCTGTTTCGTCTGGATACCGCCCTGGGGGAACAATCGGATATGCCCCATGCCCTGCGGGAGACCTTTGTTGATCAGGAGCAGCGTGGCCTGCGCCTGGGGACGGCCTATCGCCAGCAAATGGGCTTGTCTCACTGGCGTATCCAGGGCGGCTTGAACCATGCCCGTTTACGCCAGGCGGGTCAGACCCTGGACCAGGACTGGCTGGATCTGGGCATTGCCTTTCAGGGGCATTGGCGTCGTGGCGATTGGCGATTGCAGGGGGGCGTTCAGCTGCAGACATGGCGCGGTGACAGTGATGATCAATCCTGGGAACGAGATGACTGGTCATTGAACCTGGGGGGCGGCTTTCGCAATACACGACTCCAGGCAAGCTGGCATCAGGCTGAGCTGGGCAAGACCGCCCCGGGTATGGCCTCCCTCACGCTGGGGGGGCAGATGGGGACGGTGAATAATCAAAAGACCCAGCCTCTTACCCTCTACGAGCCGGCGATTGCCGCCGGGCTTTTGCAGGGGCAGGTTTATGAAAAACAGGCGTTGAGCCTGTCGGGTCCCGGTAACGCGCGGCTATTCCACCGTCGCCATCGAATGGGTATGAGCAATGCCGGTGAAGGTGAATGGTTGAAGGTAAGCGGTTTTGAAGTGTCCGCGATCCAGGTTCCGGGGATTCTAGCCTTGCCGGAGGTGAGGGGGATTGCGCTGGGTCTGGGTTTCGGACAAGTACACGGTGAAGGGCGGGAAGGCCATCGACGGGCCTGGCTCAATCTTCGTTATGACTGGTAA
- a CDS encoding alpha/beta fold hydrolase: MRADRKRACGWLSRGLFLLLLLMVVPVHALPGLEKTRLPDPVLGEHVTVYHGGKEGGHPVVLVHGIGGDSVTAWNALVPPLRDDYFLLAMDLPGFGDSAGGNRLYSQDAYAEVLQHVIEEFTDEPVILIGHSLGGAVALRYAARYPEQVHRLHLVSVAGILHQASYTEFLAGGGPYDGERADTVHPVLGKAIRKFVRRAPGGERVLGSQLLRRLILRGDPERIAALALVSTDFSETLDQVSAPTAVYWGVDDATAPLRTGQLLAARLPQGSLTVFDDAGHMPMRETPQRFNRSLIEALDRPIRHGEAVRPPVGAGRRDAVCQGESGWRLSGAYRHVVIEDCDSVVLDRVSARSLEIRDSRVKIHASAIVRESEDEPAVLARNSRVSVTAGRLQGEPVIDTGRSSLDLAGVRLQAQDILVSNPEPSASEIVFSVSAFQKPGEAGYLHRVIGLEKGETM; the protein is encoded by the coding sequence ATGCGGGCTGATAGAAAGCGGGCTTGTGGATGGCTGAGTCGGGGTCTGTTCCTCTTGCTGCTGCTCATGGTTGTGCCGGTGCATGCCTTGCCTGGTCTCGAGAAAACCCGTCTGCCTGATCCGGTTCTGGGTGAGCATGTCACCGTGTATCACGGTGGCAAGGAAGGTGGGCATCCCGTGGTCCTGGTTCATGGTATTGGCGGTGATTCCGTCACAGCATGGAATGCCCTGGTACCGCCGTTGAGGGATGACTATTTTCTGCTGGCCATGGATCTGCCGGGCTTCGGTGATTCGGCGGGGGGCAATCGCCTGTACAGCCAGGATGCCTACGCCGAAGTGCTTCAGCATGTAATTGAGGAATTCACCGATGAGCCGGTGATTCTGATCGGTCACTCCCTGGGCGGTGCAGTTGCACTCCGCTATGCGGCTCGCTATCCAGAGCAGGTCCATCGTCTGCATTTGGTAAGTGTGGCGGGTATTCTCCATCAGGCCAGTTATACCGAATTCCTGGCCGGGGGCGGGCCTTATGATGGAGAGCGGGCGGATACCGTTCACCCGGTACTGGGTAAGGCCATTCGCAAATTCGTCCGTCGGGCCCCGGGAGGGGAGCGGGTATTGGGCAGTCAGTTGCTCAGGCGACTGATATTGAGAGGGGATCCGGAGCGCATAGCGGCCCTGGCATTGGTGAGCACGGATTTCAGTGAAACCCTGGATCAGGTAAGCGCGCCCACTGCCGTCTATTGGGGCGTGGATGATGCCACTGCCCCCCTGCGAACGGGGCAATTGCTGGCGGCCCGTCTGCCCCAGGGTAGTCTCACGGTCTTTGATGATGCCGGCCATATGCCCATGCGGGAAACCCCGCAGCGTTTCAATCGCAGCCTGATCGAGGCCCTGGACCGTCCGATCCGCCATGGCGAAGCAGTGCGGCCACCAGTGGGGGCGGGTCGCCGGGATGCGGTGTGTCAGGGTGAGTCGGGCTGGCGATTGAGCGGGGCCTATCGCCATGTGGTGATTGAAGACTGTGATTCGGTGGTGCTGGATCGGGTCTCCGCTCGCTCATTGGAGATTCGCGATTCCCGGGTGAAAATTCACGCCTCCGCCATTGTCAGGGAATCGGAGGACGAGCCTGCAGTGCTTGCCCGAAACAGCCGTGTCAGTGTCACGGCCGGTCGGCTTCAGGGCGAGCCGGTGATCGATACCGGGCGCAGTTCCCTGGACCTGGCCGGGGTGCGCCTCCAGGCCCAGGACATCCTGGTGAGCAACCCGGAACCATCGGCCAGCGAGATCGTGTTTTCCGTTTCCGCTTTCCAGAAGCCCGGGGAAGCGGGATATCTGCATCGGGTTATTGGCCTGGAAAAAGGAGAAACAATGTGA
- a CDS encoding OmpP1/FadL family transporter, translated as MKQTGNVEQHDSSAMCPEAVRQGPINHRNKWRGLARPLILLAATSLAGAAVADEYHYRDILIGTRASAMGGAYTAISDDPSGLYHNPAGIVHASELNLSGSVNAWHRTRVTYEDVLGDGRDWNRESGTLIPNFFGITQPVGPGVLGFSYVVTDSIQEDQDQTFLDVENRERFTINLNDNQSVYKLGPSYAWQVNDQLSVGVSLYFHFREQEEINNQLIVLDAGSGPGAGDSDIEWRYVQTQNDEWGIKPVIGIMWEPDDRLALGASIRQANVASAENYLFFTCHGSSISDSALCPEGDIDYVELSDDIRRDHPVEIRLGAAWFHSPRFLLSADISYHTAHTDVVRGVDGRDVEGTWNIALGSEYYLNNQWAVRSGVFTNRANTSSDVVAHDHVNLYGISASLARFTRNSSLDLGFSYSRGRGEGQVLPAGNEPQTMVAENITIFLSSSYTF; from the coding sequence GTGAAGCAGACCGGCAACGTCGAGCAGCACGATTCCAGCGCCATGTGCCCTGAGGCCGTCCGGCAGGGGCCCATCAACCATCGCAACAAGTGGCGGGGCCTGGCCCGGCCGCTTATATTGCTGGCGGCCACCTCCCTGGCCGGCGCGGCCGTGGCGGATGAATACCATTACCGGGATATTCTTATCGGCACCCGGGCCTCTGCCATGGGAGGCGCCTACACGGCCATCTCCGACGATCCCTCGGGCTTGTATCACAATCCGGCGGGGATCGTGCATGCCAGCGAGTTGAATCTGTCCGGCAGCGTCAATGCCTGGCACCGGACCCGGGTGACTTACGAAGACGTGCTGGGCGATGGACGTGACTGGAACCGGGAGTCCGGCACGCTCATTCCCAACTTCTTCGGTATTACTCAGCCGGTGGGCCCGGGGGTGCTGGGTTTTTCCTATGTGGTGACCGACTCCATCCAGGAGGATCAGGACCAGACCTTTCTGGATGTGGAGAATCGTGAACGCTTCACCATTAATCTCAATGACAATCAATCGGTCTACAAGCTGGGCCCCTCCTATGCCTGGCAAGTGAATGACCAGTTGTCGGTGGGGGTCAGTCTGTATTTCCACTTTCGGGAGCAGGAAGAGATCAACAATCAGTTGATTGTGCTGGATGCTGGCAGTGGCCCAGGGGCGGGTGATTCAGATATCGAATGGCGATACGTGCAAACCCAGAACGACGAGTGGGGCATCAAGCCAGTGATTGGCATCATGTGGGAGCCTGATGATCGGCTGGCTCTGGGTGCCAGTATTCGACAGGCCAATGTGGCGAGCGCGGAGAATTACCTTTTCTTCACCTGCCATGGTTCTTCGATATCGGACAGCGCTCTTTGCCCGGAAGGGGATATCGATTATGTGGAACTCAGTGATGATATTCGGCGGGATCACCCGGTGGAGATTCGCCTGGGCGCGGCTTGGTTCCACAGCCCCCGCTTTCTGCTGTCTGCCGATATCAGTTATCACACTGCCCATACTGATGTGGTCCGGGGTGTGGATGGGCGGGATGTGGAAGGCACCTGGAATATCGCATTGGGTAGCGAGTACTACCTGAATAATCAATGGGCAGTGCGAAGCGGGGTTTTCACCAATCGGGCCAATACATCCTCGGACGTGGTGGCCCATGATCATGTCAATCTCTACGGTATTTCGGCCAGCCTGGCCCGTTTCACCCGCAACTCTTCCCTGGATCTTGGTTTCAGCTATTCCCGGGGACGCGGCGAGGGGCAGGTACTGCCTGCCGGCAACGAGCCCCAGACAATGGTGGCCGAGAACATCACCATCTTTCTTTCCAGTTCCTATACCTTCTAG
- a CDS encoding M48 family metalloprotease — MGRLRGAGFILLCLSLLAPQWLAAEHPARARLHQIQPVQAAEANERAEIRVGREVAARILARHELHPDAELQRYVNLVGRGLSMHGERPALDFYFAVLDSEQINAYAAPGGYVFVTAGALALMEDEAELVGVLAHEIAHVDARHIVNALGIRAPESSPMAGLTRFFGGAGEAAQVFFSQTVEQVVEVLFEEGLQRDDEFQADAMAVRLAARAGYDPQGLSRFLERMSEKDNGRALDEVSSTHPAASERLSRLSRQLDEEGLSEADRQRRAARFQRHVP, encoded by the coding sequence ATGGGGCGATTGCGCGGCGCCGGATTCATTCTGCTGTGTCTGAGCCTGCTGGCCCCGCAGTGGCTGGCTGCGGAGCATCCGGCCCGGGCGCGACTCCATCAGATTCAGCCGGTTCAGGCCGCCGAAGCCAATGAGCGGGCCGAAATCCGCGTGGGCCGGGAAGTGGCGGCAAGGATTCTGGCTCGCCATGAACTGCATCCGGATGCCGAGTTGCAGCGTTACGTGAATCTGGTGGGACGAGGCCTGTCCATGCATGGCGAGCGTCCGGCCCTGGATTTCTATTTTGCCGTGCTGGATTCCGAACAGATCAACGCTTATGCCGCCCCCGGTGGCTATGTCTTCGTGACCGCAGGGGCCTTGGCCCTGATGGAGGATGAAGCCGAGCTGGTGGGGGTGCTGGCCCATGAAATCGCCCACGTGGATGCCCGGCACATCGTCAATGCCCTGGGCATTCGGGCGCCGGAAAGCTCTCCCATGGCAGGCCTGACCCGCTTCTTTGGCGGGGCCGGGGAAGCGGCCCAGGTCTTTTTCAGCCAGACCGTGGAGCAGGTGGTGGAAGTACTGTTCGAGGAGGGCCTGCAAAGGGACGATGAATTTCAGGCCGATGCCATGGCAGTGCGCCTGGCGGCCCGGGCCGGTTATGATCCACAGGGCCTGTCCCGTTTTCTGGAGCGAATGTCTGAGAAAGATAATGGACGCGCATTGGATGAGGTCTCCAGCACCCACCCGGCGGCCAGTGAGCGACTGTCCCGGCTAAGCCGGCAATTGGACGAGGAGGGTTTGAGTGAAGCAGACCGGCAACGTCGAGCAGCACGATTCCAGCGCCATGTGCCCTGA
- a CDS encoding SH3 domain-containing protein, with protein sequence MGMRFCLMAGLVLAALPFKPLMAETVAASEDGTVYVQTQGAALFEDPSFGGDPVARLAQGLEVRVLAEEDGWQRIRVEELEGWMPAMVLRDTPPTGRESHVDEAAELESSARRRASAVTTAGAIRGVEEDERLLDDPNLNIEALRRMEELGASPEEALQFMSEEEEER encoded by the coding sequence ATGGGGATGAGATTCTGTTTGATGGCTGGCCTGGTACTGGCCGCTTTGCCGTTCAAGCCGCTGATGGCGGAAACGGTCGCGGCGTCCGAGGACGGGACGGTCTACGTGCAAACCCAGGGGGCCGCCCTTTTTGAAGACCCCAGCTTCGGGGGAGACCCGGTGGCTCGACTGGCCCAGGGACTGGAAGTCCGGGTGCTGGCCGAGGAGGATGGCTGGCAGAGAATCCGGGTTGAAGAGCTGGAGGGCTGGATGCCGGCCATGGTGCTGCGGGATACCCCGCCCACGGGCCGGGAAAGCCATGTGGATGAAGCGGCTGAACTGGAATCCAGCGCCCGCCGGCGGGCTTCCGCGGTGACCACGGCTGGCGCCATCCGGGGTGTTGAGGAGGATGAGCGTCTGCTGGATGATCCCAATCTTAATATCGAGGCCCTGCGTCGGATGGAAGAGCTGGGCGCCAGCCCGGAAGAGGCCCTGCAGTTCATGAGCGAAGAAGAAGAGGAACGCTAG
- a CDS encoding CHASE2 domain-containing protein, translating to MQWSHHKKQARWLVLIGLLAGLLVTLIHLAGGFQRLEWISQDARTQVMRSEARVHEDLALVLIDETSLTQLNPLLGRFPWPRSVYADLLEFLAQGNPRAVVFDVLFSENQWLDNEARDALSREDEALAMETAAAGNVHHALHVHRESPDEQADTVRAQALPDFVVNRHALSRAEGFPDLGRNSYLLPFDELAQMSAGLGGVGLDSDADGVYRRVSPFFVYQDAVLPGLSTTALHEQLAPEVLQQGDQALHMNGQVLPVDGESRLHANFYGDVPAFSFSGLIQSRSALLRGEADRMLVQPEEFEDKIVFIGGSAIGLHDIKHTPMDSRTPGVEIHLTAASNLLKGDYLRPMPVWFTPVLIMALSLLTALGFLMSRVYRQSLLPLALMVAHVGFAFWAFGQHYLVDLVAPVAGLAFSGLFCMAYVSATEGRDRRRVRRMLSQYVSPAVLAEVVDRYEDHISAEVGTDEEMTILFSDIRGFTGISESYPPAQVVELLNRYLSRLSDAIFDHDGTLDKFIGDAIMAFWGAPIRVADHADRAVLAGLAMQRQVDALNQELEAEGQPLLRTGIGLHSGRVVLGNIGSDRKLDYTVIGDNVNLASRIEGLTSHYGCPLLISDITYRALSQEVICALVDRVRVKGKQQSVAVWRPLAGPEDGPEWRQQAMAIRQTTEAAWACYEARQWDEALVAFQALPEGDPVRAVFVERCRAYARSGVSDDWQGVHGLDSK from the coding sequence ATGCAATGGTCACATCACAAAAAGCAGGCGCGATGGCTGGTCCTGATCGGACTGCTGGCCGGATTGCTGGTAACGCTGATTCATCTGGCGGGCGGTTTTCAGCGCCTGGAATGGATCAGCCAGGATGCCCGTACCCAGGTCATGCGTTCAGAGGCCCGGGTTCACGAGGATCTGGCGCTTGTGCTCATTGATGAAACCTCGCTCACCCAGCTCAACCCCCTGCTGGGTCGTTTTCCCTGGCCCCGCTCGGTGTATGCCGATCTGCTGGAATTCCTGGCCCAGGGCAACCCCCGGGCGGTGGTCTTTGATGTGCTGTTCAGCGAGAACCAGTGGCTGGACAATGAGGCCCGTGACGCGCTGAGTCGGGAGGACGAGGCCCTGGCCATGGAAACGGCGGCCGCCGGCAATGTCCACCATGCCCTGCATGTCCACCGGGAGTCTCCGGATGAGCAGGCCGATACCGTTCGTGCTCAGGCCCTGCCGGATTTCGTGGTGAATCGCCATGCCCTGAGCCGGGCCGAGGGTTTTCCGGATCTGGGGCGGAACAGTTATCTATTGCCCTTTGATGAGCTCGCCCAGATGTCGGCGGGCCTGGGCGGCGTGGGCCTGGATTCTGATGCCGACGGGGTTTATCGCCGGGTCAGTCCCTTTTTCGTCTATCAGGACGCGGTCCTGCCCGGTTTGTCCACCACCGCTTTGCATGAGCAGCTGGCTCCCGAGGTCCTGCAGCAAGGCGATCAGGCCCTTCACATGAACGGGCAGGTATTGCCCGTGGACGGGGAAAGCCGTCTGCATGCCAACTTTTATGGAGATGTGCCGGCTTTTTCCTTTTCCGGACTGATTCAGAGCCGTTCCGCACTGCTTCGGGGTGAAGCGGATCGCATGCTGGTTCAGCCGGAGGAGTTCGAAGACAAGATCGTGTTTATTGGCGGTTCGGCCATTGGGCTACACGATATCAAGCACACGCCCATGGACAGTCGAACGCCCGGGGTGGAAATTCACCTGACCGCCGCCAGTAATCTCCTTAAAGGAGATTATCTGCGGCCCATGCCGGTCTGGTTCACGCCGGTGTTGATCATGGCCTTGTCTCTGCTCACTGCCCTGGGTTTTCTCATGAGCCGGGTTTATCGCCAGTCGCTTTTACCCCTGGCCCTGATGGTGGCCCATGTGGGGTTTGCCTTCTGGGCCTTTGGCCAGCATTACCTGGTGGATCTGGTGGCGCCGGTGGCGGGTCTCGCCTTCAGCGGCCTGTTCTGCATGGCCTACGTCTCCGCCACCGAGGGGCGTGACCGACGACGGGTGCGGCGCATGCTCTCTCAGTATGTCTCACCGGCGGTATTGGCCGAGGTGGTGGATCGTTACGAGGATCACATCAGCGCCGAGGTGGGCACGGATGAGGAAATGACCATCCTGTTCTCCGATATTCGAGGATTCACCGGTATCTCCGAAAGCTATCCTCCGGCCCAGGTGGTGGAACTGCTTAATCGTTACCTGTCCCGCCTGAGCGATGCCATCTTTGATCACGACGGTACCCTGGACAAGTTCATTGGTGACGCCATCATGGCCTTTTGGGGGGCGCCTATCCGGGTGGCGGATCATGCCGACCGGGCGGTGTTGGCGGGCCTGGCCATGCAGCGGCAGGTGGATGCCCTGAACCAGGAACTAGAGGCGGAAGGCCAGCCCCTGCTGCGGACCGGTATCGGCCTGCATAGTGGACGAGTGGTGCTGGGGAATATCGGTTCCGATCGAAAGCTTGACTACACTGTGATTGGTGACAATGTGAACCTGGCTTCCCGCATCGAGGGGTTGACCAGTCACTATGGTTGCCCCTTGTTGATATCGGATATCACCTATCGCGCCCTGTCACAGGAGGTGATCTGCGCTTTGGTGGACCGGGTGCGGGTCAAGGGCAAACAGCAGTCAGTGGCGGTCTGGCGCCCCCTGGCGGGGCCCGAGGATGGCCCGGAATGGCGACAGCAGGCCATGGCGATTCGTCAGACCACGGAAGCCGCCTGGGCCTGTTATGAGGCCCGGCAATGGGATGAGGCATTGGTCGCATTCCAGGCCCTGCCGGAAGGGGACCCGGTCAGGGCCGTCTTTGTTGAACGATGCCGGGCTTACGCCCGTAGTGGTGTGAGTGACGACTGGCAGGGTGTCCACGGTCTGGACAGCAAGTGA
- a CDS encoding EAL domain-containing protein — translation MAELPNTRFDAGETIFHRGEPGDHAYLIRSGQVEISTDQGGKKVVIANLGPGEVFGELALISHQARTATATTTRDTEATVISTERLQAAIDSADPLLQTLLRGNLGRFIWTQRFMLQHASPKSEDSSLAHQAERDRNVEAEIGRAIKTREFELFYQPIVDLEKGHIAGFEALMRWRHPDRGTVSPGEFIGVAEATGQIVAMGAWALEEALEQLKGFQAIVDQQALDEQPPLFMSVNVSGRQLLELDEIEHLGAVLKQSGVAPERIKLEITESLLVDDPMHAAIALQQLRDLGVRLAIDDFGTGYSSLSYLHLFPLDTLKIDRSFVQDMIHDPRRERIVRAISGLARDLDLNIIAEGVENEEELASLNRFECDYVQGFLMAKPQTADQIRQLLAGAPRFEVPRH, via the coding sequence ATGGCCGAACTGCCCAACACGCGTTTCGATGCTGGAGAAACCATATTCCATCGAGGTGAGCCCGGTGACCATGCCTATCTGATCCGTTCCGGCCAGGTGGAGATTTCCACCGATCAGGGTGGCAAGAAAGTGGTCATCGCCAATCTGGGCCCCGGTGAGGTCTTCGGTGAACTGGCCCTGATCAGCCATCAGGCCCGCACGGCCACCGCCACCACCACTCGCGACACCGAGGCCACGGTCATCTCCACCGAGCGCCTGCAGGCCGCCATTGATTCCGCGGACCCCCTGCTCCAAACCCTGCTGCGGGGCAACCTGGGCCGCTTCATCTGGACCCAGCGCTTCATGCTCCAGCATGCCTCCCCCAAGTCCGAAGACAGTTCCCTGGCCCACCAGGCTGAGCGGGACCGCAATGTGGAGGCGGAAATCGGCCGCGCCATCAAGACCCGGGAATTCGAGCTGTTCTATCAGCCCATTGTGGATCTGGAAAAAGGGCATATCGCCGGTTTCGAGGCCCTGATGCGCTGGCGCCATCCGGACCGGGGCACGGTCTCCCCCGGCGAGTTCATCGGCGTGGCGGAGGCCACCGGCCAGATCGTCGCCATGGGGGCCTGGGCTCTGGAAGAAGCCCTGGAACAGCTCAAGGGCTTTCAGGCCATCGTGGACCAACAGGCACTCGACGAGCAGCCACCGCTTTTCATGAGTGTGAATGTCTCCGGCCGCCAATTGCTGGAGCTGGACGAAATCGAGCATCTCGGTGCGGTGCTCAAGCAATCGGGGGTAGCCCCGGAGCGGATCAAGCTGGAGATCACCGAAAGCCTGCTGGTGGATGATCCCATGCACGCGGCCATCGCCCTGCAGCAATTGCGGGACCTGGGCGTGCGCCTGGCCATTGATGATTTCGGCACCGGCTATTCCAGCCTCAGCTATCTGCATCTCTTCCCGCTGGACACCCTCAAGATCGACCGTTCCTTTGTCCAGGACATGATCCATGATCCCCGCCGGGAGCGCATCGTGCGGGCCATTTCGGGCCTGGCCCGGGATCTGGACCTGAACATCATTGCGGAGGGGGTGGAGAACGAGGAGGAGCTGGCCAGTCTGAATCGCTTCGAGTGCGATTACGTCCAGGGCTTTCTCATGGCCAAGCCCCAAACCGCCGATCAGATCCGCCAGCTGCTGGCCGGTGCCCCACGGTTTGAGGTGCCGAGGCATTAG